From Segatella copri, the proteins below share one genomic window:
- the fldA gene encoding flavodoxin FldA, whose product MKTTIVIYGSSTGSCQSIAETIASKLGVEAVDVANIDDATIASHENLLLGTSTWGAGEMQDDWYDGVKTLKSAGLAGKTVALFGCGDSESYPDTFCGGMKELYDAAVEAGATVLPGVSTDGYTYDDSEAIDGDKFLGLALDEVNEDDKTEERIDAWIEAIKPAL is encoded by the coding sequence ATGAAAACAACAATCGTAATTTATGGCTCTTCTACTGGCTCATGCCAGTCGATTGCCGAAACCATCGCCTCTAAGTTGGGCGTGGAAGCTGTAGATGTAGCTAACATCGATGACGCTACTATCGCAAGTCATGAGAATCTTCTTCTCGGTACTTCTACCTGGGGTGCCGGTGAGATGCAGGATGACTGGTATGATGGCGTGAAGACATTGAAGAGTGCCGGCTTGGCTGGCAAGACTGTGGCCCTGTTTGGTTGTGGCGACAGCGAGTCTTACCCTGATACATTCTGTGGCGGCATGAAGGAACTCTATGATGCTGCCGTTGAGGCTGGTGCTACCGTATTGCCTGGTGTTTCTACAGACGGATACACCTATGATGACAGTGAGGCAATTGATGGCGACAAGTTCCTGGGACTCGCACTCGACGAGGTGAACGAGGACGACAAGACAGAGGAGCGTATCGATGCCTGGATTGAGGCTATCAAACCAGCGTTATAA
- a CDS encoding DUF2023 family protein, with product MQQEIATPVDLKVLMNHIYEYKKGVRRLVLYTFNKKYESFAITRLERQNIDYIIQPVGNDRLNLFFGKKECLDAIRMIITKPLCQLTPEEDFILGAMLGYDICAQCERYCERKKKVC from the coding sequence ATGCAGCAGGAAATCGCAACACCAGTAGATTTGAAGGTTCTGATGAATCATATTTATGAATATAAGAAGGGCGTGCGCCGTCTGGTGCTCTACACCTTCAACAAGAAATATGAGTCTTTTGCCATAACAAGATTAGAGCGTCAGAACATTGATTATATCATCCAGCCGGTTGGCAACGACCGTCTGAATCTCTTCTTTGGTAAGAAAGAATGTCTGGATGCTATCCGCATGATAATCACCAAACCATTATGCCAGCTTACGCCGGAGGAGGATTTTATCCTGGGTGCCATGCTGGGATATGACATCTGCGCCCAATGCGAACGCTATTGTGAGCGGAAGAAGAAGGTTTGCTAA
- a CDS encoding PepSY-like domain-containing protein, protein MKMKRTFITAFFAMLLVVFSVSCSSEEKEFDYAALPMSAQQFVKQYFAGASYSRVEKEKDNGFWEYEVLLSDGSKVEFNEKGEWTSVECKYSEIPVGIIPTVIAEDIAKKYPDLKPYKIEKEVGGYEIDIPDYDLYYRYNGMFIRAEIDK, encoded by the coding sequence ATGAAAATGAAACGAACATTTATTACTGCATTCTTTGCGATGTTACTTGTAGTTTTTTCAGTTTCATGCAGCAGTGAAGAGAAAGAGTTTGATTATGCAGCATTGCCGATGTCGGCACAGCAGTTTGTAAAGCAATATTTTGCTGGTGCATCATACAGCCGTGTGGAAAAGGAGAAAGATAATGGCTTTTGGGAATATGAAGTATTGCTCAGTGATGGCTCTAAAGTGGAGTTTAATGAGAAGGGAGAGTGGACGAGTGTTGAGTGCAAATACTCTGAGATCCCTGTAGGCATTATTCCTACTGTCATAGCTGAGGATATTGCAAAGAAATATCCTGATTTGAAGCCTTACAAAATTGAAAAAGAGGTTGGCGGATATGAAATTGATATTCCTGACTACGATCTCTATTACAGATATAATGGTATGTTCATACGTGCTGAAATTGACAAATAA
- a CDS encoding ATP-binding protein, producing the protein MKRIERTEYLNKLIAFKDKSLIKVITGIRRCGKSTIMEIYRDWLKRQGVSADQIIYLNFEDYDFYELRNPHNLYAYIKPLIHQDKMTYIFFDEIQHVEDFPDIINSLNLKPTVDLYITGSNAYMLSSEIATLLSGRYVEIAMLPLSFREYVEGIGGTDNLPKAYTDYITRSSFPYTLELDTPAEISDYLNGVYNTIVVKDIMSRKKLPDVMMLESVIRFTADNIGNILSTKRIADIMTADGRKIDQKTVERYLTALCETFFVYETKRYNIKGKQLLKTLGKYYLVDIGLRRMLLGSRSFDAGRILENIVYLELLHRQQKVYIGKMDNLEVDFVAIDENNITYYQVAATVRDETTLKRELASLQQINDQYPKYILTLDEDPTADYNGIKRINALRWLMGEIG; encoded by the coding sequence ATGAAACGAATAGAAAGAACGGAATATCTCAATAAACTGATCGCTTTCAAAGACAAGTCTCTTATCAAAGTGATAACCGGCATTCGCCGTTGCGGTAAATCCACCATTATGGAGATTTATCGTGACTGGCTTAAGAGGCAAGGTGTCAGTGCCGACCAAATCATCTATCTCAATTTCGAGGATTACGACTTCTATGAACTTCGTAATCCACATAACTTATACGCTTATATCAAGCCATTAATTCATCAAGACAAGATGACTTATATCTTCTTTGATGAGATACAACATGTGGAAGATTTCCCTGACATCATCAACAGCCTCAACCTGAAGCCAACAGTAGATCTCTATATTACGGGGTCGAATGCCTATATGCTGTCAAGCGAAATCGCCACGTTACTATCCGGAAGATATGTGGAAATCGCAATGCTTCCCCTTTCATTCAGAGAGTATGTTGAAGGTATCGGAGGAACCGACAATCTTCCCAAAGCCTATACAGACTACATCACAAGGAGCAGTTTTCCATATACCCTTGAACTGGATACTCCCGCAGAAATCAGCGACTACCTGAATGGCGTATATAACACCATTGTAGTAAAGGATATCATGAGCAGGAAGAAGTTACCCGATGTCATGATGCTGGAAAGCGTTATCCGTTTCACAGCCGACAATATCGGCAACATCCTATCCACCAAGCGCATAGCCGACATCATGACTGCCGATGGAAGGAAAATAGACCAGAAAACCGTAGAACGATATCTGACCGCACTCTGCGAAACCTTCTTCGTATATGAAACCAAAAGATACAACATCAAGGGTAAGCAGCTGCTCAAGACATTGGGTAAATATTATCTAGTAGATATCGGTTTGAGAAGAATGCTCCTAGGTTCCCGCTCATTCGATGCCGGCCGCATCCTGGAGAACATCGTTTATCTGGAACTACTCCATCGCCAGCAGAAAGTATATATAGGAAAGATGGATAATCTGGAAGTAGATTTTGTAGCGATTGATGAAAACAATATCACGTATTATCAGGTAGCTGCTACCGTTAGAGATGAGACTACCTTAAAACGTGAATTGGCATCTCTGCAGCAGATCAATGACCAATATCCTAAGTATATCCTTACACTTGATGAAGACCCTACTGCCGATTACAACGGTATCAAGAGAATCAATGCCCTAAGATGGCTGATGGGAGAAATAGGATAG